A single genomic interval of Streptococcus oralis subsp. dentisani harbors:
- the pepA gene encoding glutamyl aminopeptidase: MTTLFSKIKEVTELAAISGHEAPVRVYLRDKLTPHVDEVVTDGLGGIFGIKHSEAADAPRVLVASHMDEVGFMVSEIKPDGTFRVVEIGGWNPMVVSSQRFKLFTRDGREIPVISGSVPPHLTRGTGGPTMPAISDIIFDGGFADKAEAESFGIRPGDTIVPDSTAILTANEKNIISKAWDNRYGVLMVSELAKALSGQKLGNELYLGSNVQEEVGLRGAHTSTTKFDPEVFLAVDCSPAGDVYGGQGKIGDGTLIRFYDPGHLLLPGMKDFLLTTAEEAGIKYQYYCGKGGTDAGAAHLKNGGVPSTTIGVCARYIHSHQTLYAMDDFLEAQAFLQALVKKLDRSTVDLIKNY, translated from the coding sequence ATGACAACATTATTTTCAAAAATCAAAGAAGTAACAGAACTTGCTGCGATCTCAGGTCATGAAGCACCTGTCCGTGTCTATCTTCGTGATAAGTTGACACCGCACGTGGATGAAGTGGTGACAGATGGCTTGGGTGGTATTTTCGGTATCAAGCATTCAGAAGCTGCCGATGCGCCGCGTGTTTTGGTCGCTTCTCACATGGATGAAGTTGGTTTTATGGTCAGCGAGATTAAGCCAGATGGTACTTTCCGTGTGGTTGAAATCGGTGGCTGGAACCCTATGGTGGTCAGCAGCCAACGCTTTAAACTCTTTACTCGTGACGGTCGTGAAATTCCTGTGATCTCAGGTTCTGTCCCTCCACATTTGACACGTGGAACAGGTGGACCAACCATGCCAGCTATCTCTGATATCATTTTTGATGGTGGGTTTGCGGACAAGGCTGAAGCAGAAAGTTTTGGCATCCGTCCGGGTGACACGATTGTCCCTGATAGTACAGCTATCTTGACAGCCAATGAAAAAAATATCATCTCTAAAGCTTGGGACAACCGCTACGGTGTTCTTATGGTTAGCGAACTAGCTAAAGCCTTGTCAGGTCAAAAACTGGGAAATGAGCTCTATCTTGGTTCTAACGTCCAAGAAGAGGTCGGTCTTCGTGGTGCTCATACTTCTACAACTAAGTTTGACCCAGAAGTCTTTCTCGCAGTTGACTGCTCACCTGCTGGTGATGTTTACGGTGGCCAAGGTAAGATTGGGGATGGAACCTTGATTCGTTTCTATGATCCAGGTCACTTGCTTCTCCCAGGGATGAAGGATTTCCTTTTGACAACGGCTGAAGAAGCGGGCATCAAGTACCAATACTACTGTGGTAAAGGCGGAACAGACGCTGGAGCAGCTCATCTGAAAAATGGTGGTGTCCCATCTACAACCATCGGTGTCTGCGCTCGTTATATCCATTCTCACCAAACTCTCTACGCGATGGATGACTTCCTAGAAGCTCAAGCCTTCTTGCAAGCCTTGGTGAAAAAATTGGATCGTTCAACGGTTGATTTGATTAAAAATTATTAA
- a CDS encoding endo-beta-N-acetylglucosaminidase: MKDLFFEKRCRYSIRKLSIGACSLMIGSALFASPALAEQVAVPETAKPDTAAIEKQLSETENKVAEQPILENTPAITGLVNEKEEAKPTPTDKTEKPAQPTEKEEVKPEEAPQVAEKKADKPTLADIPKNEEKSLRPKEIKFDTWEDLLKWEPGAREDDPINRSSVELAKRHRGQLVNEKASRRAKVQALANTNSKAKDHASVGGEEFKAYAFDYWQYLDSMVFWEGLVPTPDVIDAGHRNGVPVYGTLFFNWSNSIADQEKFAAALKQDADGTFPIARKLVDLAKYYGFDGYFINQETTGDLVEPLGEKMRQFMLYTKEYAAKVNHPIKYAWYDAMTYKYGRYHEDGLGDYNYQFMQKEGDKVPADQFFANFNWNKEKNDHSVEMAKWLERSQYDVFAGLELQQGGSYKTKVKWDALLDEKGKLRLSLGLFAPDTITSLGKTGEDYHKNEDIFFTGYQGDPTAQKPADKEWYGIANLVADRTPAVGRTFTTSFNTGHGRKWFVDGKVSKDSEWNYRSVSGVLPTWRWWQTSTGEKLRAEYDFTDAYNGGNSLKFSGHVAGKTDQDVNLYSTKLEVTEKTKLRVAHKGGKGSKVYMAFSTTPDYKFEDAAAWKELTLSDNWTNEEFDLSSLAGKTIYAVKLFFEHEGAVKDYQFNLGQLTISDNHQSPQAPTGLSVVKQSLKNAQEAEAVVQFSGNQDADFYEVYEKDGDNWRLLTGSSASTIYLPKVSRSANATGRTQELKVVAVGKNGLRSEAATASFNWGMTVQDTTLPRPLAENIVPGATVIGSTFPNTEGGEGIEGMLNGTITSLSDKWSSAQLSGSVDIRLTKPRRVVRWVMDHAGAGGESVNDGLMNTKDFDLYYKDADGEWKLAKEVRGNKAHVTDITLDKPITAQDWRLKVITSDNGTPWKAIRIYNWKMYETLDTESQNIPMAKVAARSLGNHQVQLGFSDVPAGATITVYEKADSQTPIATLKSENGGDLATAPLGFDKQPTLLYYRTQLPGKEISNTLAVAIPQDERKIAAVSLEKGPKKTVYKEGEKLDLRGGTLRVQYEGGQDDELINLTHSGVTVSGYDAHQKGEQKLTVNYLGLPVTGDLKVQVTGQDEGKPKEVAGLYITQKPKTDYLVGEQLDLAEGRFGVLYDDETEETHTFTDQGVEITGYDAQKTGRQTLTLHYKGHTVEFDVLVSPKAAVNDEYLKQEITAAQGRQSTLAYTFSSEDKQATLVEKLTAAKAVAESHNASQEEVNQALNELKQAGTDLDGNQRYQTAREELEGLLESVREKDPKAELIEQAETLLASEMPTPQAFAEMKEKLNKKLAPAEESHHVGSMDPNEVAPTVEALPELVIETETTAFERQERPNAELLKGQRRVVQAGVEGQVRHFVEVDTQGKRTLRSTEVVKESIPEITEVGTKVLSSNQPAEGVKDLVLEIPKLEIEEGTVSFEHQERPNAELLKGQRQLVQAGVEGQVRHFVEVDTQGKRTLRSTEIVKEAIPEITEVGTKVLSSNQPAEGVKDLVLETPKLEIEEGTVSFERQERPNAALLKGQRQLVQAGVEGQVRRFVEVDAQGKRTLHSTEDLKEALPEIVEVGTKEDQVSQTRDQALSATPAKVEEVSKELPNTGATRDASLVALGLLGVMSGYGLLARKRRED; this comes from the coding sequence ATGAAAGATCTATTTTTTGAAAAACGTTGCCGTTACAGTATTCGCAAGCTATCAATCGGGGCTTGTTCCTTAATGATTGGATCAGCTCTATTCGCAAGCCCAGCTCTTGCCGAACAGGTCGCTGTCCCTGAAACAGCTAAACCAGACACCGCAGCTATCGAAAAACAATTATCGGAAACAGAGAATAAAGTAGCTGAGCAACCAATTTTAGAAAACACTCCAGCAATAACGGGTCTGGTTAATGAAAAAGAAGAAGCAAAGCCAACTCCGACAGATAAAACTGAAAAACCTGCTCAACCAACTGAAAAAGAAGAAGTCAAACCAGAGGAAGCTCCTCAAGTGGCTGAGAAGAAAGCCGACAAACCGACTCTAGCAGACATTCCTAAAAATGAAGAAAAGAGTCTCCGACCAAAGGAAATCAAATTTGATACTTGGGAGGATTTGTTGAAATGGGAACCGGGTGCGCGTGAGGATGATCCCATCAACCGTTCCTCAGTTGAACTTGCCAAGCGCCATAGAGGTCAGTTGGTTAACGAAAAAGCAAGCAGAAGAGCTAAAGTTCAAGCGCTAGCAAATACCAACTCAAAGGCCAAAGACCACGCTTCTGTCGGTGGAGAAGAATTCAAGGCCTACGCTTTTGATTACTGGCAATACTTGGATTCAATGGTCTTCTGGGAAGGCCTAGTTCCAACTCCAGATGTCATTGATGCTGGTCACCGCAACGGAGTTCCCGTTTATGGAACACTCTTTTTCAACTGGTCAAACAGCATTGCTGACCAAGAGAAATTTGCCGCTGCCTTGAAACAAGATGCAGATGGTACCTTCCCTATCGCACGAAAACTTGTCGATCTTGCTAAGTATTACGGATTTGATGGCTATTTCATCAACCAGGAAACAACGGGCGATTTGGTAGAACCTCTTGGTGAAAAAATGCGCCAATTCATGCTCTATACAAAAGAATACGCAGCTAAAGTCAATCACCCAATCAAGTATGCTTGGTACGATGCCATGACCTACAAATACGGTCGTTACCACGAAGATGGTCTAGGTGATTACAACTACCAGTTCATGCAAAAAGAAGGTGACAAGGTCCCTGCGGATCAATTCTTTGCCAACTTCAACTGGAACAAGGAAAAGAATGACCACTCTGTGGAGATGGCAAAATGGCTAGAGCGTAGTCAATATGATGTTTTTGCAGGCTTGGAATTGCAACAGGGTGGTTCTTATAAGACCAAAGTCAAATGGGATGCCCTCTTAGATGAAAAAGGTAAGTTGCGTTTGTCGTTAGGACTTTTTGCACCAGATACGATTACCAGTCTAGGGAAAACAGGAGAAGATTACCACAAGAACGAAGACATCTTCTTCACAGGTTACCAAGGAGATCCAACGGCTCAAAAACCAGCGGACAAAGAGTGGTATGGGATTGCTAATTTAGTTGCGGACCGGACACCAGCAGTAGGACGCACCTTCACTACCTCTTTTAATACAGGCCACGGTAGAAAGTGGTTTGTAGACGGTAAAGTTTCTAAGGATTCTGAGTGGAACTACCGTTCGGTTTCAGGTGTCTTGCCAACATGGCGCTGGTGGCAGACTTCGACAGGGGAAAAACTTCGTGCAGAATATGATTTTACAGATGCCTACAATGGCGGTAATTCTCTTAAATTCTCAGGTCATGTAGCTGGCAAGACGGACCAGGATGTGAATTTGTATTCTACTAAACTAGAAGTAACTGAGAAAACCAAACTTCGTGTTGCTCACAAGGGAGGAAAAGGCTCGAAAGTTTATATGGCCTTCTCTACGACTCCAGACTACAAATTTGAGGATGCAGCCGCATGGAAAGAACTGACTCTTTCTGATAACTGGACAAATGAAGAATTTGACCTCAGCTCACTAGCTGGGAAAACCATCTATGCAGTCAAACTCTTCTTCGAACATGAAGGAGCTGTAAAAGATTATCAGTTCAACTTAGGTCAATTAACAATTTCAGACAATCACCAATCACCACAAGCGCCGACGGGACTTTCTGTGGTGAAACAATCTCTCAAGAATGCCCAAGAAGCTGAAGCGGTGGTTCAATTTTCGGGTAACCAAGATGCAGATTTCTATGAAGTCTACGAAAAAGACGGGGACAACTGGCGTTTGTTGACAGGTTCATCTGCTTCAACCATCTACTTACCAAAAGTTAGCCGCTCTGCTAATGCGACTGGTAGGACTCAGGAATTGAAAGTTGTTGCAGTTGGTAAAAATGGACTCCGTTCTGAGGCTGCAACTGCGTCATTCAACTGGGGCATGACTGTTCAGGATACAACTCTCCCAAGACCTTTGGCTGAAAATATTGTTCCAGGGGCAACGGTAATTGGTAGCACTTTCCCAAACACTGAAGGTGGAGAAGGCATTGAAGGTATGTTGAACGGTACCATTACTAGCTTGTCAGATAAGTGGTCTTCAGCTCAGTTGAGCGGTAGTGTGGATATTCGCTTGACCAAGCCACGTCGTGTTGTTAGATGGGTCATGGATCATGCGGGAGCTGGTGGAGAATCCGTAAACGACGGTTTGATGAACACCAAAGACTTTGACCTTTATTATAAAGATGCGGATGGTGAATGGAAGTTAGCTAAGGAAGTCCGTGGCAATAAAGCGCACGTGACAGATATCACTCTTGACAAACCAATTACTGCTCAAGACTGGCGTCTAAAAGTTATCACATCTGATAACGGAACACCTTGGAAGGCCATTCGTATCTATAACTGGAAGATGTACGAAACCTTGGACACAGAAAGTCAAAATATTCCAATGGCTAAGGTAGCTGCTCGTTCACTTGGAAACCACCAAGTTCAACTAGGCTTCTCTGATGTTCCGGCAGGCGCAACCATCACCGTTTACGAAAAGGCTGATTCACAAACACCAATTGCAACTTTGAAATCTGAAAATGGTGGCGACTTGGCAACAGCGCCATTGGGCTTTGACAAGCAACCAACTCTCCTCTACTATCGTACCCAACTACCTGGCAAAGAAATCAGTAACACCTTGGCAGTAGCGATTCCGCAGGATGAGAGAAAAATTGCTGCGGTTAGCCTTGAAAAAGGGCCGAAGAAGACAGTTTACAAAGAGGGAGAAAAACTTGACCTTAGAGGCGGCACTCTCCGTGTTCAATACGAAGGGGGACAAGACGATGAACTGATCAACCTTACTCACTCAGGTGTGACTGTATCTGGATACGACGCTCATCAAAAAGGGGAACAAAAGCTCACAGTCAACTACCTTGGACTTCCAGTTACTGGTGACTTAAAGGTACAAGTGACAGGTCAAGATGAAGGAAAACCAAAAGAAGTAGCAGGTTTGTACATTACTCAGAAACCGAAAACGGATTATCTAGTAGGAGAGCAACTGGATCTTGCAGAAGGTCGCTTTGGAGTTCTCTATGATGATGAGACGGAAGAGACGCATACGTTCACAGATCAAGGTGTTGAAATTACGGGCTACGATGCTCAAAAGACTGGTCGTCAAACCTTGACCTTGCATTATAAAGGACACACTGTTGAGTTTGATGTCTTGGTTTCTCCAAAAGCAGCTGTCAACGATGAGTACCTCAAACAAGAAATCACTGCTGCCCAAGGCCGTCAGTCAACCCTTGCCTACACCTTCTCAAGTGAGGACAAACAAGCAACACTAGTAGAGAAGCTCACTGCAGCGAAAGCAGTAGCAGAAAGCCACAATGCTAGCCAAGAAGAAGTCAACCAGGCTTTGAATGAGTTGAAACAAGCAGGGACAGACTTGGATGGAAATCAACGTTATCAGACTGCTAGAGAGGAATTGGAAGGATTGCTCGAATCTGTCCGTGAAAAAGATCCTAAAGCTGAGTTGATTGAACAAGCAGAAACTTTGTTAGCTTCAGAGATGCCAACTCCACAAGCTTTTGCGGAAATGAAAGAAAAGCTGAATAAGAAACTAGCTCCTGCAGAAGAAAGCCATCATGTTGGTAGCATGGATCCAAATGAAGTAGCTCCAACGGTTGAGGCCCTCCCTGAACTAGTTATTGAAACTGAAACAACAGCCTTTGAACGTCAGGAGCGACCAAACGCCGAGCTTCTCAAAGGCCAACGCCGTGTTGTGCAAGCAGGAGTTGAAGGTCAAGTTCGCCACTTTGTAGAAGTAGATACCCAAGGCAAACGCACTCTTCGTTCGACTGAGGTAGTCAAGGAATCAATCCCAGAAATCACCGAAGTTGGTACAAAAGTTCTATCGAGCAACCAACCAGCTGAAGGTGTGAAAGATCTAGTTTTAGAAATTCCGAAACTAGAAATTGAAGAGGGGACAGTTTCCTTCGAACATCAGGAGCGACCAAACGCCGAGCTTCTCAAAGGCCAACGCCAGCTAGTTCAAGCAGGAGTTGAAGGTCAAGTTCGTCACTTTGTAGAAGTAGATACCCAAGGCAAACGCACTCTTCGTTCGACTGAGATAGTCAAGGAAGCAATCCCAGAAATCACCGAAGTTGGAACAAAAGTTCTATCAAGCAACCAACCAGCTGAAGGTGTGAAAGATTTAGTTCTAGAAACTCCGAAACTGGAAATTGAAGAGGGGACAGTTTCCTTCGAACGTCAGGAACGACCAAATGCAGCCCTTCTCAAAGGACAACGCCAGCTAGTTCAAGCAGGAGTTGAAGGCCAAGTTCGTCGCTTTGTAGAAGTTGATGCTCAGGGCAAACGCACCCTTCATTCTACTGAGGATCTCAAGGAAGCTCTTCCAGAAATTGTTGAAGTAGGAACGAAAGAGGATCAAGTCTCACAAACAAGGGATCAAGCTCTTTCAGCAACACCAGCAAAAGTTGAAGAAGTAAGTAAAGAGCTGCCAAATACGGGAGCGACAAGAGATGCTAGTCTAGTAGCGCTGGGACTCCTCGGAGTAATGAGTGGCTACGGCTTGCTTGCTAGAAAGAGGAGAGAAGACTAA
- the glnR gene encoding transcriptional repressor GlnR — protein sequence MKEREFRRNMAVFPIGSVMKLTDLSARQIRYYEDQELIKPDRNEGNRRMYSLNDMDRLLEIKDYISEGFNIAAIKKKYAEREAKSKKAVSPTEVRRALHNELLQQGRFASAQSPFGRG from the coding sequence ATGAAGGAAAGAGAATTTCGCCGAAATATGGCTGTTTTTCCTATCGGCAGTGTGATGAAGTTGACCGATCTATCGGCGCGTCAGATTCGTTATTATGAAGATCAAGAGTTGATAAAGCCTGATCGAAACGAAGGGAACCGTCGCATGTATTCTTTGAATGACATGGATCGTTTGCTTGAAATCAAAGATTATATTTCTGAAGGTTTCAATATCGCTGCCATTAAGAAGAAATATGCTGAACGTGAGGCGAAATCCAAGAAAGCAGTGAGCCCAACGGAAGTGCGTCGTGCGCTTCATAATGAGCTCCTCCAACAGGGACGCTTTGCTTCAGCACAGTCGCCTTTTGGTCGCGGTTAG
- a CDS encoding phosphoglycerate kinase has product MAKLTVKDVDLKGKKVLVRVDFNVPVKDGVITNDNRITAALPTIKYILEQGGRAILFSHLGRVKEEADKEGKSLAPVAADLATKLGQEVKFIPGVTRGAELEAAVNALEDGQVLLVENTRFEDVDGKKESKNDPELGKYWASLGDDIFVNDAFGTAHRAHASNVGISANVEKAVAGFLLENEIAYIQEAVESPERPFVAILGGSKVSDKIGVIENLLEKADKVLIGGGMTYTFYKAQGIEIGNSLVEEDKLDVAKALLEKANGKLILPVDSKEANAFADYTEVRDTEGEAVDPGFLGLDIGPKSIAKFDEALTGAKTVVWNGPMGVFENPDFQAGTIGVMDAIVKQPGVKSIIGGGDSAAAAINLGRADKFSWISTGGGASMELLEGKVLPGLAALTEK; this is encoded by the coding sequence ATGGCAAAATTGACTGTTAAAGACGTTGACTTGAAAGGGAAAAAAGTTCTCGTTCGTGTTGACTTCAACGTACCTGTTAAAGATGGCGTGATTACCAATGACAACCGTATCACTGCAGCTCTTCCAACTATCAAGTACATCCTTGAACAAGGTGGACGTGCAATCCTCTTCTCTCACCTTGGCCGTGTAAAAGAAGAAGCAGATAAAGAAGGTAAATCACTTGCTCCTGTAGCTGCTGACTTGGCTACTAAATTGGGACAAGAAGTTAAATTTATCCCAGGTGTTACACGTGGTGCTGAATTGGAAGCCGCTGTTAACGCTCTTGAAGATGGACAAGTTCTCTTGGTTGAAAACACTCGTTTCGAAGATGTTGACGGCAAGAAAGAATCTAAAAATGATCCTGAACTTGGTAAATACTGGGCATCACTTGGAGATGATATCTTCGTAAACGATGCATTCGGTACAGCTCACCGTGCACACGCATCAAACGTTGGTATCTCAGCAAACGTTGAAAAAGCAGTTGCTGGATTCCTTCTTGAAAACGAAATTGCCTACATCCAAGAAGCTGTTGAATCCCCAGAACGTCCATTCGTGGCTATCCTTGGTGGTTCAAAAGTATCTGACAAGATCGGTGTTATCGAAAACTTGCTTGAAAAAGCTGATAAAGTTCTTATCGGTGGTGGGATGACTTACACATTCTACAAAGCTCAAGGGATCGAAATCGGTAACTCACTTGTAGAAGAAGACAAATTGGATGTCGCTAAAGCTCTTCTTGAAAAAGCAAACGGCAAATTGATCTTGCCAGTTGACTCAAAAGAAGCAAACGCATTTGCTGACTACACTGAAGTACGTGATACTGAAGGTGAAGCAGTAGACCCAGGCTTCCTTGGTTTGGATATCGGTCCAAAATCTATCGCTAAATTTGACGAAGCCTTGACTGGTGCCAAAACAGTTGTATGGAACGGACCTATGGGTGTATTTGAAAACCCTGACTTCCAAGCTGGTACAATCGGTGTGATGGACGCTATCGTGAAACAACCAGGCGTGAAATCAATCATCGGTGGTGGTGACTCAGCTGCTGCAGCTATCAACCTTGGTCGCGCAGACAAGTTCTCATGGATCTCTACTGGTGGTGGAGCATCAATGGAACTCCTTGAAGGTAAAGTATTGCCAGGATTGGCTGCACTTACAGAAAAATAA
- a CDS encoding Na/Pi cotransporter family protein, with product MSINWQEILFHFLGGLGLFLYSIKTMGDGLQQAAGDRLRFYIDKYTSNPFLGVLVGIVVTALIQSSTGVTVITVGLVSASLLTLRQAIGIIMGANIGTTVTSFIIGFKLGEYALPLIFLGTMFLFFTKNRTANNIGRILFGVGGIFYALNLISAGMSPLKDLPQFKEYMVTLGQNPILGVVAGAVITVLIQASSATIGILQGLYAGNFLDLKGSLPVLFGDNIGTTLTVIIAAAGANVSAKRVAATHVTFNVLGTILCLILLGPFTAMIEYFQALLHLSPEMTIAFSHGAFNVSNTIVQFPFIGALAYFVTKLIPGEDEVVKYEPLYLDEQLIQQSPSIALGNAKKELLHLGNYAAKAFDLSYTYIIGLDEKVAEKGHKTEEAINTIDEKLTRYLIRLSSESLSQKESEVLTNILDSSRDLERIGDHAEGLLNLTDYLQRKDVHFSEAALEELADIYQKTTAFIKDALDSVENNDIEKAQSLIERHKEINNMERVLRKTHIKRLNKGECSTQAGVNFIDIISHYTRVSDHAMNLAEKVIAEQI from the coding sequence ATGTCCATTAATTGGCAGGAAATTTTATTTCACTTTTTAGGAGGTCTAGGACTGTTTTTATACAGCATTAAGACCATGGGAGATGGTTTGCAACAAGCTGCTGGAGATCGCCTTCGTTTTTACATTGACAAGTACACCAGCAATCCCTTTTTAGGTGTTCTAGTCGGGATTGTCGTAACTGCTCTCATTCAGTCAAGCACAGGGGTTACAGTTATCACTGTTGGGCTGGTCAGCGCTAGTCTTCTAACTCTTAGACAAGCTATCGGAATTATCATGGGAGCCAATATTGGAACCACTGTTACTTCCTTTATCATCGGTTTCAAATTGGGTGAGTATGCTTTGCCCTTGATTTTCCTTGGAACCATGTTCCTCTTCTTTACAAAAAACAGAACAGCAAACAATATCGGGCGCATCCTGTTTGGTGTCGGGGGAATCTTCTACGCCCTCAACCTCATCAGTGCCGGTATGAGCCCACTTAAAGATTTACCACAATTCAAGGAATATATGGTAACCTTGGGGCAAAATCCTATTTTAGGAGTGGTAGCTGGTGCAGTGATTACCGTCCTCATCCAGGCTTCCTCGGCTACAATTGGGATTTTGCAAGGTCTCTATGCAGGTAATTTCCTTGACCTTAAAGGTTCACTACCAGTTCTCTTCGGGGATAATATTGGGACAACCCTAACCGTTATCATTGCAGCAGCTGGAGCCAATGTCTCTGCGAAACGCGTTGCAGCAACCCACGTTACCTTTAACGTTTTAGGAACTATTCTTTGCTTAATCTTATTAGGCCCCTTTACTGCTATGATCGAGTACTTCCAGGCACTCCTTCACCTCTCACCTGAGATGACGATTGCCTTCTCTCATGGTGCCTTTAACGTAAGTAACACCATTGTACAATTTCCGTTCATCGGAGCCTTGGCCTACTTTGTAACCAAGCTCATCCCTGGTGAAGACGAGGTTGTCAAGTACGAGCCCCTTTATCTCGACGAACAACTTATCCAGCAATCTCCTTCTATCGCTCTCGGAAATGCTAAAAAAGAACTCTTGCACTTGGGGAACTATGCAGCCAAAGCTTTCGACCTCTCTTATACCTATATCATCGGTTTGGATGAAAAGGTAGCTGAAAAAGGGCACAAGACAGAGGAAGCCATCAACACCATCGATGAAAAACTCACTCGTTACCTCATCAGACTCTCAAGCGAATCCTTGAGCCAAAAGGAAAGCGAAGTGTTGACTAACATTCTGGATTCATCTCGTGATTTGGAACGGATTGGGGACCACGCAGAAGGCTTGCTCAACCTAACAGACTACCTCCAACGCAAAGATGTTCATTTTTCTGAAGCTGCTCTAGAGGAATTAGCTGATATCTATCAAAAAACTACTGCATTTATCAAAGATGCCCTTGATAGTGTGGAAAATAACGATATTGAAAAAGCTCAAAGTCTGATTGAACGCCATAAAGAAATCAACAATATGGAACGTGTTCTCAGAAAGACCCACATCAAACGCCTTAACAAGGGTGAGTGTTCAACACAAGCTGGGGTCAACTTTATCGACATCATTTCCCACTACACTCGTGTATCTGACCACGCTATGAACTTGGCTGAAAAGGTCATCGCTGAACAAATCTAA
- a CDS encoding bacteriocin immunity protein gives MAEPNLESLIKDLYNHARQGLSEDLVAALLETAKKLPTTNEQLLAVRLSGLVNRELLTNPKHPAPELINLARFIKREEAKYRGTAVSAIMFGELFKML, from the coding sequence ATGGCAGAACCAAACCTAGAAAGCCTTATAAAAGATCTCTATAACCATGCTCGTCAGGGCTTGAGTGAAGATTTAGTTGCTGCTCTCCTAGAGACTGCTAAAAAACTACCTACTACAAATGAGCAATTACTAGCAGTCCGACTCTCAGGACTTGTCAATCGTGAATTGCTCACTAATCCCAAACACCCAGCACCTGAATTGATCAACTTGGCGCGCTTTATCAAAAGAGAAGAGGCCAAGTACAGGGGCACTGCAGTCTCTGCTATCATGTTTGGTGAACTCTTTAAAATGCTTTGA
- a CDS encoding FUSC family protein, whose protein sequence is MGYFKKYKFDKSQFKLGLRTFKTGIAVFLVLLIFGFFGWKGLQIGALTAVFSLRESFDKSVHFGTSRILGNSIGGFYALVFFLLNSLFQEAFWVTLLIVPICTMLTIMTNVAMNNKAGVIGGVAAMLIITLSIPSGETILYVFARVFETFMGVFVAILVNYDIDRFRNLFEKKRK, encoded by the coding sequence ATGGGATATTTTAAAAAATATAAATTTGATAAGTCACAGTTTAAGCTTGGTCTACGAACCTTTAAAACCGGAATTGCTGTTTTTTTAGTTCTCTTGATTTTTGGATTTTTTGGTTGGAAGGGGCTTCAAATTGGGGCTTTGACAGCAGTTTTCAGTTTGCGAGAAAGCTTTGATAAGAGTGTTCATTTTGGAACATCACGCATTCTAGGAAACAGTATCGGTGGTTTCTACGCCCTTGTCTTTTTCCTCTTAAATAGCTTATTTCAAGAAGCCTTTTGGGTGACCTTGCTGATTGTGCCAATTTGCACTATGTTAACCATTATGACAAATGTCGCCATGAACAATAAGGCGGGAGTTATTGGTGGTGTAGCAGCTATGTTGATCATTACCCTATCAATACCGAGCGGGGAGACAATATTGTACGTGTTTGCTCGTGTATTTGAAACTTTTATGGGTGTTTTTGTGGCAATACTCGTAAATTATGATATTGATCGTTTCAGAAATCTTTTTGAGAAAAAAAGAAAATAA